Proteins co-encoded in one Azospirillum humicireducens genomic window:
- a CDS encoding cytochrome ubiquinol oxidase subunit I, translating to MFDLDPMSLSRLQFGMTALYHFLFVPLTLGLSFLLAIMESVHVMTGRPIWRDMTQFWGKLFGINFAMGVATGITMEFQFGTNWAYYSHYVGDIFGAPLAIEGLMAFFLESSFVGLFFFGWNRLSKLGHLTVTWLVAIGSNLSALWILIANGWMQNPVGAEFNPDTMRMELASFWDLMFNPVAQAKFVHTVSAGYVTGSIFVLSVSAWYLLKGRHRAFATRSMIVASAFGLAAALSAAVLGDESGYTVSEHQKVKLAAIEAMWETEPAPAGFTLFAIPDQQARENHAAVTVPWALGLIATRSADTVLPGIDDLVRRAEARIRNGLIAYDALERLRANRGDAEARATLAAHSGDLGHALLLKRYVADPRTADDATIARAANDVIPAVPPLFWSFRLMVGLGFFFIGLFAVAFWRSCHRDFEHPLFLRICVWSLPLPWLAAELGWVVAEYGRQPWAIDGVLPTFLASSALSAGQVLFSLTGFVLFYTSLLIVDVILMRKYIRIGPADALRPPSAAARPVPAT from the coding sequence ATGTTCGATCTCGATCCGATGAGCCTGTCACGCCTGCAATTCGGCATGACGGCGCTCTACCATTTCCTGTTCGTGCCCCTGACGCTGGGGCTGTCCTTCCTGCTGGCCATCATGGAAAGCGTCCATGTCATGACCGGCCGGCCGATCTGGCGCGACATGACCCAGTTCTGGGGCAAGCTGTTCGGCATCAACTTCGCCATGGGGGTGGCCACCGGCATCACCATGGAGTTCCAGTTCGGCACCAACTGGGCTTATTACAGCCATTATGTCGGCGACATCTTCGGCGCCCCGCTGGCCATCGAAGGGCTGATGGCCTTCTTCCTGGAATCCAGCTTCGTCGGGCTGTTCTTCTTCGGCTGGAACCGGCTGTCGAAGCTCGGCCATCTGACGGTGACCTGGCTGGTCGCCATCGGCTCCAACCTGTCGGCGTTGTGGATCCTGATCGCCAACGGCTGGATGCAGAATCCGGTCGGCGCGGAGTTCAATCCCGACACCATGCGGATGGAACTGGCCTCCTTCTGGGACCTGATGTTCAACCCGGTGGCGCAGGCGAAATTCGTCCACACCGTCAGCGCCGGCTACGTCACCGGCTCCATCTTCGTGCTGTCGGTCAGCGCCTGGTATCTTCTGAAGGGCCGTCATCGCGCCTTCGCCACCCGCTCGATGATCGTCGCCTCGGCCTTCGGGCTGGCCGCCGCCCTGTCGGCCGCGGTTCTGGGAGACGAGAGCGGCTACACCGTCAGCGAGCACCAGAAGGTCAAGCTGGCCGCCATCGAGGCAATGTGGGAGACCGAACCCGCCCCGGCCGGCTTCACCCTGTTCGCCATTCCCGACCAGCAGGCGCGGGAGAACCACGCGGCGGTGACCGTCCCCTGGGCGCTGGGGCTGATCGCCACCCGCTCGGCCGACACGGTGCTGCCGGGCATCGACGATCTGGTCCGGCGGGCGGAGGCCCGCATCCGCAACGGCCTGATCGCTTACGACGCGCTGGAGCGGCTGCGCGCCAACCGCGGCGACGCCGAGGCCCGCGCCACGCTGGCGGCGCATTCCGGCGACCTGGGACACGCCCTGCTGCTGAAACGCTATGTGGCCGACCCGCGGACGGCGGACGACGCCACCATCGCGCGGGCCGCCAACGACGTGATCCCCGCCGTCCCGCCGCTGTTCTGGAGCTTCCGCCTGATGGTTGGACTCGGCTTCTTCTTCATCGGCCTGTTCGCCGTCGCCTTCTGGCGGTCCTGCCACCGCGACTTCGAGCATCCGCTGTTCCTGAGGATCTGCGTCTGGTCGCTGCCGCTGCCCTGGCTGGCGGCGGAGCTGGGCTGGGTGGTCGCCGAATATGGCCGCCAGCCCTGGGCCATCGACGGCGTGCTGCCGACCTTCCTCGCCTCCTCGGCGCTGTCGGCCGGACAGGTGCTGTTCTCGCTGACCGGCTTCGTCCTGTTCTACACGTCGCTGCTGATCGTCGACGTGATCCTGATGCGCAAATACATCCGCATCGGCCCGGCGGACGCCCTGCGGCCTCCCTCCGCCGCCGCGCGGCCCGTCCCCGCCACCTGA
- the cydB gene encoding cytochrome d ubiquinol oxidase subunit II → METLIDYEHLRLIWWLFLGVLLIGFAVMDGFDLGVAALLPLVARTDLERRVAINSIGPVWDGNQVWLILGAGAIFAAWPAIYAAAFSGFYIALFLVLVTLILRPVGFEFRNKFADTRWRGFWDAALVAGGVVPSLVFGVAFGNLLQGVPFRIDDDLRVFYEGGGLLELLNPFGLLAGLLSLAMLTTHGAVYLALKTDGAVRQRAAAYVRAGAPVTILLFLLAGLWVALGLPGYALVGTVVTDGPSNPLFKQVELRPGGWLANYASHPWMVAAPVLGVLGPAGAFIATLKDRPGIAFIASATGIAGIVATAGVSMFPMLMPSSLVPSASLTVWDASSSHRTLLVMLVATLIFLPLILAYTGLIFRVLRGRVGPADIQRNPSSLY, encoded by the coding sequence ATGGAAACCCTGATCGATTACGAGCATCTCCGACTGATCTGGTGGCTGTTCCTGGGCGTCCTGCTGATCGGCTTCGCCGTGATGGATGGCTTCGACCTCGGGGTTGCCGCCCTGCTGCCGCTGGTCGCCCGCACCGACCTGGAGCGGCGCGTCGCCATCAACAGCATCGGCCCGGTGTGGGACGGCAATCAGGTCTGGCTGATCCTGGGAGCCGGCGCCATCTTCGCCGCCTGGCCGGCGATCTATGCAGCCGCCTTCTCCGGCTTCTACATCGCGCTGTTCCTGGTGCTGGTCACGCTGATCCTGCGCCCGGTCGGGTTCGAGTTCCGCAACAAGTTCGCCGACACCCGCTGGCGCGGCTTCTGGGACGCCGCCCTGGTGGCGGGCGGGGTGGTGCCGTCTCTGGTGTTCGGCGTCGCCTTCGGCAACCTGCTGCAAGGCGTGCCCTTCCGCATCGACGACGACCTGCGCGTGTTCTACGAGGGCGGCGGGCTGCTGGAGCTGCTCAACCCCTTCGGCCTGCTGGCCGGGCTGCTGTCGCTCGCCATGCTGACCACCCATGGCGCCGTCTATCTCGCCCTCAAGACCGATGGCGCGGTCAGGCAACGCGCCGCCGCCTATGTCCGCGCCGGGGCGCCGGTCACCATCCTGCTGTTCCTGCTCGCCGGTCTGTGGGTGGCGCTTGGGCTGCCGGGCTACGCCCTGGTCGGGACCGTGGTGACCGATGGGCCGTCCAACCCGCTGTTCAAGCAGGTGGAGCTGCGGCCGGGCGGCTGGCTCGCCAACTATGCGTCCCATCCCTGGATGGTCGCGGCGCCGGTCCTGGGCGTGCTCGGCCCGGCGGGCGCCTTCATCGCCACCCTGAAGGACAGGCCGGGCATCGCCTTCATCGCCAGCGCCACCGGCATCGCCGGCATCGTCGCCACGGCGGGGGTCAGCATGTTCCCGATGCTGATGCCGTCCAGCCTCGTCCCGTCGGCCAGCCTGACGGTGTGGGACGCTTCCTCCAGCCACCGCACGCTGCTGGTGATGCTGGTGGCGACGCTGATCTTCCTGCCGCTGATCCTGGCCTACACCGGCCTGATCTTCCGCGTCCTGCGCGGACGGGTCGGGCCGGCGGATATCCAGCGCAACCCCTCCAGCCTCTATTGA
- the cydX gene encoding cytochrome bd-I oxidase subunit CydX — MWYFAWILGVGFACACGILNAVWHEHHLPATDRVD, encoded by the coding sequence ATGTGGTATTTCGCCTGGATCCTCGGCGTCGGCTTCGCCTGTGCCTGTGGCATCCTGAACGCCGTCTGGCACGAACATCACCTGCCGGCCACCGACAGGGTGGACTGA